TGTTTCTTCCAGAAGTTCCTCTTCAAAATCTGGACGTTTTGATTGTTTAACCATACAATTTTTTCTTTTTCAAAAGTTTTTTGGCTACAGACTAAAGGTACTGCTAGACTTCAAGCGTTCATTAAAAATCTACTGAAGTTTCATTGGACAGATTGAGCTCTTGCAAAACTTATCGTTTTTACCAGTTATAGCGAAAAACGGTTCTTTATACCAGTCTCCTCAGAGGGAAAATCAGAGAAAAAACTGATGGGAATTGTGTGAAAAAGGCGAGGAAAATTTTTCCTCGCCGGGGTAATCCTTTGCTGAGATTTTACTAAAAGTGTCAATAAATTAAGATTTACTAAATTCTAAGCCATGTTCTTCTGCATATCGTTCCATAAAGCGCATAAAACGATCCCATTCTTCTTCTGATTTCATATAATGAACGGCTTCGAGCGCTGTGGGCTTTCCATTCACAAATTTACCTTTCACATCTTGAGTCGAAATAATGCCCTCATCATCAATCAGATACATTCCGGTAATTTCTTGAGTGCTTTCTGCCCCTAAAACTTTCGGATTGTCAAAGCGAAAAGTAGCGGTTCCACTGCTACCATCGCGAG
Above is a window of Cyanobacteria bacterium GSL.Bin1 DNA encoding:
- a CDS encoding photosystem II reaction center protein Psb28, encoding MAASIQFSRGIDEETIPDVRLTRSRDGSSGTATFRFDNPKVLGAESTQEITGMYLIDDEGIISTQDVKGKFVNGKPTALEAVHYMKSEEEWDRFMRFMERYAEEHGLEFSKS